GAAGCGCTGGTGTATCGCGATGGTGTTCTCGTCGACGCGACTACCTCGCCTGCCGGACCTACCGGGGAACAGTCAGCAGCATGAACGGAGGAATGATGAGCCCTGTGCAGCTCGTTGCCCATCGTGGCGACCCTGTCGCCCACGCTGAAAACACTCTCCAGGCGATCGCACACGCGGTAGCCGAGGGGCTCGAGGTTGTCGAGGTCGATCTGAGGCTCAGCGCCGAAGGGGAGCCCATTCTTCTGCACGACTCCACGCTCGAACGCTTGTGGGAGTGCTCGGCCAGCCCCGCTGAGCTCTCGGTGAGCGCGCTTGCCGCCCTTGAGCCGGCTCAGCATGGCACGTGCACGAAGGACCACGGCTTTGAGCGGGGAGTACCCACGCTCGAGCGTGCTCTCGACGCCGTGGGCGATGCCGTGCTTCTTCTCGATTTTCCGGGTGAAGCTGACGGTGCGGAGCAGGAGATTGCGCGCGTGAGCGCCTCGAGGATCCGGGCGATCGCCTCGGGAGAGGGACACCACTCGGATGAACGCCGCGCGGCAGCGGCACGGGCGGAGTTCACGGGGGGAGTCATCGCCATGCGTGCCGTGCGCGAGATTCTTCCCGCGGCACGTCTGCGCATGACCTATCCGCTCGATGGCGTTCCGGATCCCGCCCTCGTCCAGGAGCTCGAGCCCTACTCGTGGAACCCCCACTTTGAGATGTGCTCGCCCGAAACCGTGAGCGCTGTGCGTGCCCTCGGGCTGCGTACCACCTGCTGGACCGTTGACGATGCCGAGACCGCGAGGGCGCTCGCGGTCATGGGCGTTGAGGCCGTGACGTCCAATCGTGCGGGCGATCTCCTGCGCGTCCTGAACCAGAACGCGGAGGTGTGGGAAGCATGAGCGCCGACCACGTGGGGCGAAAGCGCGATGTGTTGACGCGCGCGCACGAGCTTGCCCAGTCACTTGCCACATGGGCGATGATCCGCTCGACGTCCTCGAACGTTTCGATGTTTGCGACAAAAAAGAACGCCGCTGATTTCGTGACGGATATTGACCTGGGGATCGAGCTTTGGGTGCGCCGGACCATTGCGGAAGAGTTTCCGACGCACGCTTTCGTCGGGGAAGAGTTCGAGGACAGCGCCGGGGTTGAGTACACGTGGTACTGCGATCCCATCGACGGCACCACGAACTACGCCCACGGCATCTCCTGGTTTTCATTTTCCCTCGCCATGTGTGATGAGGATGGCCCCGTTGTTGGTGTCGTCGCAGACCCACGCACGAAAGAGATCTTTTCGGCGATTCGTGGGCGCGGCGCCATGCACCGCGGTGGCCCGATCACGATCGAACATCGGTCTGCTCTGCCTGGTTCCGTCGTTCTCACTGAGCTTCTAGGGGCGACATTCTTCGAAGGCCAGGCGGAATTTATCCGCTCTCTGGGCGAGATCGATGTGACGAGCCGGATCATGGGTTCGGGGACCCTGTCGCTCGTGGGGCCTGCGGTCGGTAGAGGGCACGGTGCGCTCGTGGGGCGATTCGGAGCTGTGGATCACCTCGCGTCTATGCTCATCGCACACGAGGCCGGTTTGAGAGTGCTCGATTGGGACGGCCACGACACCCTGTTTCCTTCTGATCCGTCCACCGGCATCATGGTCGCGCACCCCGCGATCGCGACTGAGCTGCACGGTATGTGGCGCCGCGCCGTCGAGAGCGAAGGCGATCGAGCTCGGTAAGAGGAGGCACTGGTCGTAGGATGAGCACCATGACTTCGCGAACCTCTCTCGTTTCGACCTTGCCTTCCTTCCCGTGGGACTCACTCGCCTCGGCGCGTGCGAAAGCTGAGCAGCACCCGGACGGGATCGTCGATCTCTCGGTGGGCACTCCCGTCGATGAAACGCCCCGCGCTGCACAGGAGGCACTCGCGGCCGCCTCGGATGCGCACGGGTATCCGACGGTTGCCGGAACGGGGGAGTTGCGTGAGGCCATCGTCGATTTTTGTCGCGCGCACCGCGGCGCTCCCCGAGCCCTCGAGGCGAATGGCGTGCTGCCCACGATCGGCTCGAAGGAACTCGTGGCCCACCTCCCCTTCCAACTTGGCATCGGCGCTGGGGAGGCGGTCGCCTTTCCTCATATCGCCTATCCCACCTACGACCTCGGTGCACGGCTCGCGGGGGCTCGGCCCGTCCCGCTCGATGTGCGTGCGCTTGCGCGTGAGGGGGAGGGGGCGCTCGGTTCCGACGTCTGCCTCGACTCGGTGCGCCTGCTGTGGCTCAATACGCCTTCGAACCCGACGGGGGCGGTCCTGAGCGTTGAGGAGATGCGTGCGCTCGTGGCATGGGCGCGTGAGCGCGACATCATCGTTGCTTCCGACGAATGCTATGCGCCGCTGACGTGGGATGTTGAGGAGGCGCCCTCGATTCTCGATGAGCGCGTGAATGACGGCGACCTCACGGGGGTGCTGTGCGCATACTCGCTTTCGAAGCAGTCAAACCTCGCGGGCTACCGCGCCGCCTTCGTGGCAGGTGATCCGGCCCTCGTAGGGGAACTACTCGCGGTTCGCAAGCATTCGGGACTCATGATGCCTGGCCCCATTCAAAAGGCTATGACTGCGGCACTCGGCGATGAGGCGTCGGCCTC
The window above is part of the Dermabacter vaginalis genome. Proteins encoded here:
- a CDS encoding inositol monophosphatase family protein, translating into MSADHVGRKRDVLTRAHELAQSLATWAMIRSTSSNVSMFATKKNAADFVTDIDLGIELWVRRTIAEEFPTHAFVGEEFEDSAGVEYTWYCDPIDGTTNYAHGISWFSFSLAMCDEDGPVVGVVADPRTKEIFSAIRGRGAMHRGGPITIEHRSALPGSVVLTELLGATFFEGQAEFIRSLGEIDVTSRIMGSGTLSLVGPAVGRGHGALVGRFGAVDHLASMLIAHEAGLRVLDWDGHDTLFPSDPSTGIMVAHPAIATELHGMWRRAVESEGDRAR
- a CDS encoding glycerophosphodiester phosphodiesterase, producing MNGGMMSPVQLVAHRGDPVAHAENTLQAIAHAVAEGLEVVEVDLRLSAEGEPILLHDSTLERLWECSASPAELSVSALAALEPAQHGTCTKDHGFERGVPTLERALDAVGDAVLLLDFPGEADGAEQEIARVSASRIRAIASGEGHHSDERRAAAARAEFTGGVIAMRAVREILPAARLRMTYPLDGVPDPALVQELEPYSWNPHFEMCSPETVSAVRALGLRTTCWTVDDAETARALAVMGVEAVTSNRAGDLLRVLNQNAEVWEA
- the dapC gene encoding succinyldiaminopimelate transaminase — translated: MTSRTSLVSTLPSFPWDSLASARAKAEQHPDGIVDLSVGTPVDETPRAAQEALAAASDAHGYPTVAGTGELREAIVDFCRAHRGAPRALEANGVLPTIGSKELVAHLPFQLGIGAGEAVAFPHIAYPTYDLGARLAGARPVPLDVRALAREGEGALGSDVCLDSVRLLWLNTPSNPTGAVLSVEEMRALVAWARERDIIVASDECYAPLTWDVEEAPSILDERVNDGDLTGVLCAYSLSKQSNLAGYRAAFVAGDPALVGELLAVRKHSGLMMPGPIQKAMTAALGDEASASRQRETYRARREILAPALEAFGGSIEHSEAGLYLWTTFGESSNASIERLAELGILAAPGTFYGEAGTRHVRVSLTASDERIDSAAARLRAAR